One region of Chryseobacterium sp. SORGH_AS_0447 genomic DNA includes:
- a CDS encoding YqjF family protein, translated as MNFLKAEWRKLATINYEINPSLLLPYLPVGTQLDHYQGKCYVSLVGFMFLNTKLLGFSVPFHRNFEEVNLRFYVKKKEGDLWKRGVVFIKEIVPKPALSLIANSVYKENYTTRPMKNRIDQKEEGLLIKYSWKDKTWHSISITAENIPLPMKPDTEFEFITEHYFGFTKREDKTSEYEVCHPKWEYYEVKSHDLRVDFETLYGKDFECLNHQQPVSVMLAEGSEIQVKQKGPAEIIND; from the coding sequence ATGAACTTTTTAAAAGCTGAGTGGCGAAAGCTGGCCACCATTAATTATGAGATAAATCCCTCACTTCTTTTACCCTATCTGCCGGTAGGAACGCAGCTGGATCATTATCAGGGAAAATGTTACGTAAGTTTGGTAGGATTCATGTTTTTGAACACAAAACTGCTCGGATTTTCTGTTCCGTTTCACAGGAATTTCGAGGAAGTGAATCTGAGGTTCTATGTAAAGAAAAAAGAAGGTGATTTATGGAAAAGAGGAGTGGTCTTCATTAAGGAAATTGTTCCGAAGCCCGCCCTGAGCCTGATTGCAAATTCAGTATACAAAGAAAATTATACAACAAGACCGATGAAAAATAGAATTGATCAGAAAGAGGAAGGGCTGTTAATAAAATATTCCTGGAAAGATAAAACCTGGCATTCGATAAGCATAACCGCGGAAAATATTCCTTTGCCCATGAAACCGGATACGGAATTTGAATTTATTACCGAACATTATTTTGGCTTTACAAAAAGAGAAGATAAAACTTCGGAATATGAAGTCTGCCATCCGAAATGGGAATACTACGAAGTAAAAAGCCATGATTTGAGGGTCGATTTTGAAACCCTTTACGGAAAAGATTTCGAGTGTCTAAATCATCAGCAGCCTGTTTCGGTAATGCTGGCGGAAGGTTCTGAAATACAAGTGAAACAAAAAGGGCCTGCAGAGATAATTAATGATTAA
- a CDS encoding SRPBCC family protein, translating into MFKIHLETVIHADIYKVFDLARDIDLHQKSTFRTGEKAIAGRTSGLIWQGETVTWKARHLGIVQTLTTKIVTMQKPDHFTDVMLQGAFRSMKHQHLFRHEGKNTIMTDIFEFESPFGIIGKIFNTLFLRNYMKKFLLERNRLIKSTAESVDLFDKKPTYIK; encoded by the coding sequence ATGTTTAAAATCCATTTGGAAACGGTAATCCATGCCGACATCTATAAAGTTTTTGATCTGGCCCGGGATATCGACCTTCATCAGAAATCAACTTTCCGGACGGGTGAAAAAGCCATTGCCGGAAGAACGTCAGGGCTGATCTGGCAGGGCGAAACCGTTACTTGGAAAGCCCGGCATTTGGGTATTGTGCAGACTTTAACCACAAAAATCGTAACCATGCAGAAACCTGATCATTTCACCGATGTCATGCTGCAAGGTGCTTTCAGATCCATGAAACACCAGCATCTTTTCAGGCACGAAGGCAAAAATACCATCATGACCGATATTTTTGAGTTTGAATCTCCGTTCGGAATCATCGGCAAAATTTTCAATACCCTGTTCCTCAGGAATTACATGAAAAAATTCCTCCTGGAAAGAAACCGGCTTATCAAAAGCACTGCAGAATCAGTGGATTTGTTTGATAAAAAACCAACCTATATTAAATAA
- a CDS encoding alpha/beta fold hydrolase — protein sequence MENQYTDESLIQNWNGFKNHSIDVNGTSLHYADGGSGIPIICLPGWPQTWYSYRNIALPLSEHCRVIVVDIRGMGSSATPLSGYDKKTMATDIHELILQLGLKKAVVLGHDIGGMVSMSLAYNFPESVSRLILADGLHPSEGMLQMPLIPAPGTFGEKINPEQPYTWWMGFNQIKGLPEKLLEGRFRHLLDWLFHYVMTDDRKISDFEKEVYASVYNQPERIRASNAWYQAFHQDIEDGKRYQKLTVPVLGIASNVSYGFYQYALPFTAEQYELVHLADTGHYMFEENPDAVLKAVFDYLKKWNPEKI from the coding sequence ATGGAAAACCAATATACCGACGAATCTCTGATCCAAAACTGGAACGGATTCAAAAACCATAGCATTGACGTAAACGGGACTTCCCTGCATTATGCAGACGGAGGAAGTGGTATCCCGATCATCTGTCTGCCCGGATGGCCACAAACCTGGTATTCTTACCGGAATATTGCTTTACCACTTTCAGAACATTGCCGTGTTATCGTAGTCGATATCCGGGGAATGGGCAGTTCTGCAACACCTTTATCCGGGTATGATAAAAAGACAATGGCTACAGATATCCATGAACTCATCTTACAGCTTGGTTTGAAGAAAGCTGTGGTACTAGGCCACGATATCGGCGGAATGGTATCAATGAGCCTGGCCTACAACTTCCCGGAATCGGTAAGCAGGCTGATCCTTGCCGACGGGCTTCATCCCAGCGAAGGCATGCTGCAGATGCCGCTGATTCCTGCTCCGGGCACTTTCGGCGAGAAAATCAATCCCGAGCAGCCTTACACCTGGTGGATGGGATTCAACCAAATTAAGGGACTTCCTGAAAAACTGCTGGAAGGCCGCTTCCGTCATCTCCTCGATTGGCTCTTTCATTACGTAATGACAGACGACCGTAAAATTTCAGATTTTGAGAAAGAAGTGTATGCATCGGTTTACAATCAGCCCGAGCGCATCCGGGCATCTAATGCCTGGTATCAGGCGTTTCATCAGGATATTGAGGATGGTAAAAGGTATCAGAAATTAACGGTGCCTGTATTGGGAATTGCCAGCAATGTATCTTATGGGTTTTATCAGTATGCACTTCCTTTCACTGCCGAGCAGTATGAGCTGGTTCATCTGGCGGATACCGGTCACTATATGTTCGAAGAAAATCCTGACGCTGTGCTGAAAGCTGTTTTTGACTACCTGAAAAAATGGAATCCGGAAAAGATCTGA